The candidate division WOR-3 bacterium genome includes the window GTCCTACACGGAGATAAACTCAGAAAAAGGGATAAGATACATGGGAGCGATGAAGGCGGCGGGTAATTTCGCTTTCGCTAACAGGCAGTTGATGACCCACAGAATAAGGGGGATAATAAAAAAAATCTTTTCACCTTCCTGTGAAGTTGAACTTGTATACGACTGCAGCCACAACATAGCCATGGAGGAAGTATGGCGCGGCAGAAATGTTTTGGTGCACAGAAAAGGCGCCACAAGAGCCAACCCTATGCACAAAATAAAATATGGAGAAAAATATTTTCCTGCGCCTGTAATAGTGCCAGGGTCAATGGGAACTGGTTTCACCCTTTTTTCGCCGAAAGATAAATGCGAAGAAACTTTTTTTTCTCTTCCTCACGGGTCGGGAAGGCTGATGAGCCGAAAACAAGCTTGCAAAAAATTCAGGGAAAAAGAAGTCAAAAAAGAGTTGATGAAAAAGGGAATTTATGTTAAAAATAACACTTATGAAGGCGTTTCTGAAGAAGCGCCCGATGTGTATAAAGGACTTGAAGACATCGAGGAAACAGTGACAAAAGCTGGGCTAGCATCAAAAATGTTAAATGCGAACCCAATGGGAAACATCAAAGGATAAAATGGGAGGTAACAAATGAAAGAACGTAATCCAATTATGGTTCTGATTCTCGGATGCGTGACTCTCGGAATATATAACCTGATATGGTTCTGGCAGACCACTTCAGAATTAAACAGCAAAGGTGCAACAGTTCCTAATCCGATACTCATGATAATACCCATCGTCGGAATATTCTATCTTTGGAAATACTCTGAAGGTGTCGAGAAGGTGACATCGGGTGGAATGACCGGCATTGTGTCTTTTCTTCTTTTCTGGTTCGTCAACCCTGTAGGCATGTTCCTCGCCCAGCAGAAATTCAATGAGATAAAGTAAACTGGAAACAAAAATGTTTCAATATCTTTACATACTGGCCCAATCTTCAAGAAGCGATGCTCCTGAAGCGGCTGGAGCTTTTGGCGCTATGGGCATGGTATGCTGCTTTTGGATTTTCTACTTTCTGCTGATAGTCGGCTCTTACGTCTACATGTCTATGGCTCTTATGACAATAGCCAAAAAATTAGGATACACAGACAAAGCCTGGTGGGCTTGGGTCCCGATTTTGAACGTCCTTCTAATGCTCGAAATGGCTCAACAGCCGACATGGTGGATAGTCCTCATGTTTATACCATTTGTCAATATTGTGATATCGATAATGGTGTGGATGGCTATCGCTGAAGCCCGCGGAAAGCCCAGTTGGTGGGGTATTATGCTAATAGTCCCGGTCATGAATATCATTGCTCCGGGTTACATTGCTTGGTCTGAATAAAAAATCTGGAAGAGGGCGTTCTCCGCCCTCTTCTTTTTCTCAAATACAAGGAATTAAAAAGGTTTGAATGAGTTTTCGATAACAGAGAAAATTGAAAATCTTAAAAAAGAAAAGAATTTCCTCGTTCTCGCCCACAACTACCAGACCTTGGAAGTTCAAAAAGCCGCCGACTTCGTCGGAGACTCTTTTGAGCTGTGCAAAAAAGCCCAATCATCAAAAAAAGAAAATATCGCATTCTGCGGAGTCAACTTCATGGCTGAAACCGCCTCCCTGCTCAACCCCGACAAAAATGTTTTTATAAGCGAGAAGAACGCCTACTGCACAATGGCACAAATGCTAAGTGAAGAAGAACTGGTATCTATAAAAGAAAAACACCCCCGAGTTCCTGTAGTCTGCTACATAAACTCAACAGTCGGTGTAAAAGCATTAAGTGATGTGGTCTGCACAAGTTCAAACGCGGTAAAAATAGTCAGAAAATTAGGGGCAAAACAGATAATATTTGTTCCGGATAAGAATCTTGGCAGCTATGTCGCGGGCATTTTAAAAGATATCCATGTTTTTACCCTCAACGCTTTCTGTTATGTCCATCATGAAATCTATCCAGAAGACATACAAAAAGAAAAAAAACGGCACCCCGCAGCCCTATCCCTTTGTCATCCGGAATGCCAGAAAGAATTGCTCTCAAACTGCGATTTTGTGGGATCAACCTCTCAAATAATCGATTATGTATCCAAAAGCGAAAAAAAAGAATTTATTGTTTCTACAGAAGAAGGCCTTTTGGACAGGCTGAGAAATGATTATCCGGAAAAGCTGATTTTCTCAGCTTCATTGCCCAGGGTTTGCTACGGAATGAAAAAAACAGATCTACAATCGCTTTTAGCCCTGCTTGAAAATCCTGCCGAACCTCTGAAAATTCCTCTGCAAATCGCGGAGAAAGCAAGAAAATCTGTTCAGAGAATGATGGAATTGTCTCAATAAATGGAAGAAAAAGGAGTTATAAGACAGGTGCTCGGAGACAGGTTGTATTATGTCACCCTTTACATAAACCCTGAAAATTGCAGGCACTGTTCAGCTCATTCATCTTGCATGATAAGCAAAACTCAGGATTTAAAGCTCCCGGGACCTCCCGGCCTTAAAGAAGGGCAGCAAGTGACGGTTTATTTTCCTTCTCTGTCCAAAGCCCTAAAATATTTCATACTGTTCGGTTCTCCACTCACGATTTTCTTTATCGCTTTTTTCTTTTTAAGCAATTTTCATTTCACCGAATTAACGGCTTTAGCATTTTCATCTTCTTTCGCGGCGGTTGATTTCATCTCAATGCTTTTCCTGTTAAAGAAAATTGAAAAAAACTATACTGATAGAATTGAAATTAAACCCGAGAAATGAAAGGACAACGCTGGAATGTCGATGACAATAGAGGTTCCTTCAGCCGGTGAATTGACCCTGCTTGAAAACCCTGTCCGGAAAAGAGATTATCTCGTAGAAATTGAAGCTTTAGAATTTACGTCTCTTTGCCCGATGACAGGTCAACCAGATTACGCAGCTATCATCATATCCTATATACCCGATAAGCTGATTTTTGAACTAAAATCCCTAAAACTCTATCTTCAAACTTTTCGAAACAAACTTTTAACCCACGAAGAAGCCATCAACGAAATTTTCGATAAAATCGAAGAATCCGTTAAACCTAAAAAGATTTCTGTCAAAGGACAATTTTCTGTCAGAGGCGGAATCAAAACAACAGTGATTGCTGAATCTCCAGATTCAAGGAGGAACTTGTGACAGAGCGAATATATCCTAAACATAGAATGTTCAAAACCACGCCATGGCAGATATGGGCTTTGGGATGGCGTTTTGTGTTTTTTTGTTATTTTTTCGCCACTGCATCTTTGTTTCTGGGGTTAGGGGTTTCTTCGATATGGCTTGCCATACTTTTGCCGGCTGCTGCCTTTTACCACGTCCTGGGTTCAAGCCTTTGGAATGGAAAAAAATGGACGAGGAAAACAGCCTTAGCCGAACATGTAATTGTCGGATCATCGGAAATTGCCCTGGTGGTAATTCTCTTCCTAAAAACACCCCACACACCTGGTTGGAAAAATTTTTCATTTCTTGCGTTGAAAATAGCCGCTGTAGATATTTTGATTAGAGTCGTTTCTTTCAGCTATCTAATCAAAAACAAAAATTTTCCGAATTTAAAAACTACCTGATCCTCAGACATGTATGAAGGATATCCGCCTCATCCTTAAAAGTCAGAGTGTCTGAGAATATTCTGATATCGTGTATCCTGATAATTTCATCGTCTGTCTTAATCGTCATCGTATTGCCATAATTTAGCGTGAATACCCCCTGTATTGTGTCATGCTCGTTTCGTGATATAAGCTTAACCGAATCGTCATCTGAAAACTGGAGGTATATCTGATCCTCCGCCCAAAGACCGTACAATGCGTCGTTGGAAAGCGTGCTGTCAGGTTCAATTTTTTCCGTGCCCACTACAACCAGAGTTCTCAGATTGCTGTCGCAGAGATGAACTTCAACCGGACTGCCGAAAAATACGTAGGATGATATTTCTTCAGCCATAAGCCTGCATGTTTCAATGTATTCTGAGTCTTCGTCGTATCCTTGCTTGACTGGAAACCTGACCTGGTATATTCCCGCTATTTTCAATACCTGAACTGTTTTTTCGTTTGTATTCTTGTCGAACCAACCCGCTTCTTGAAAATACTTGCCTATGGAGTGCGCTTCCTCTTCAGTTACAGGAGATTTGTAGTATAGCGCACTGCCGTTTTCATATGTGATTTTTGTGCCCCATGAGTTTTCAAAACTGCCGAGAGCCAGTAGAAAGAAAACAACAATTCCTACAACAGAAAATATTATTTTACGGAAATTTCTTTTCATTGTCGTTTTTCCTTTCTGAAAGGGTAAATTGTTATAAGAGGAAAGGCGGAAAAGACCGCTGTGAAAGCGAGATCAGCACCGTCGAATGTCCCGGGAAAAGCTCCGGTCAACTGAAGCAGTTCTGAAGATAAACCTATGGCAGGTCCTAAAAGAAACCAGAAAATCGCTCCTCTTGAATTCTTCCATACGAGCAAGAGATAAGCTGTAAGAGAATAAATCCAAAGTGCGTTAGGAAGGCAAAACACGACCCAGTAAGGGCATTCATAACTTTGTAAAGGAGAAAACGTTCTCATGTTTTTGACGAATAATCCCAGATTCATGCTCTCAAACCATTGAAACATCTTCAAATTCTCAGTTCTGAATAAGATGTATATTGCGCCGCCTATAAACAGGGGGATAATGATATGCCCGGAGAATAGAATCAATTTATGTAGTGTATTTTTCATAGCGCACCTTTCAAACAATATAATTCTAAACATTTCCAGTCAATCAAATCAAACAAAACTTAAAAAATATTTTACGGCGTCCCTCACTCCTTCGCTGGAAGAATTTTCGTATTTTTTTGCCAGAGGAACGCCTCTTTTTTCCTTCTGATAGGCCAGGACCAAAAATGCGTTTCTGACAAGAGCGTTTTCTCTCAACCAACGAGCGTTTAGCTGGGAACCAGAGAAGCAAAGCTTTCTATATTCAACTGGATTTTCAAGAAAATCGAGTACTTTTACCTTTCCACCAATCCAGCCCTTTGAAGGTCTGTGGATGGAAGGCGGAGCTTTAATGTTTAAAACACAACTATCCTGACAGTCATCGCATCCGTAAAACCTGTCCTTCCACACTTTCTTTATATTTTCCGGAATTACCGTGTCTCTCTGTGAAAGTTCTTGAATGCATTTTGTTCTGTCCAGGTTCACAGCGCCCTCCGTTCCTTGGCTTTTAATACATTTTGTGGGGCATTTTTGCAGGCAATTATCGCAGTCCAGGCAGAGGTTTTCGGGTATTACCGATAGCGGCAGTTCGGATTCAGTTAAAAACAATCCGATTACGACTCGCGTTCCATAAACCCCGTTGACCAGAAGGCCATTTTTCCCCTTAAATCCGAGTCCCGCTCTGTAGGCGTAAAGCTTTTCATCGAGAGGTCCGTTGCTGAAAGATTTTGAAACTCTATCTCCTGTCACTCGCGAATAAATCTCCGATATCATCCTCAATTTTTGTTTTAAAAGGTCGTAATAATTTCCCCAGGCGTATTTGGCGATTCTGCCTTCTCCGCCTATTAATTCAATTTTCTCTTTTGTGTCGTAGGACAGGATTCCCACCACCAAGCTTTTTGCCCATTCCTTGACTAGAAGAGGATTGTGAAACTTATCACTTGGCAGATATTGGCCGTCGTACAAAATTTTTGCACAGAAACCCTCCTCTACAGGGTCAGCGCCGGTAAAACCAATCCCGTCGAGATTTACGTCTTGGGCGAGTTTTTTTAGAAAATCGGCTTTGCTGTCTTTTGTTAGACATTTATTTTGGGTCATAGGCTTGTCTTTACCGATACCGTCTTTATTCCCTTTATCGAGCTCTCTTCGACCGTCATGGTCAAATCACCTAACTTGAAGACTTCTCCGGGGGAAGGGATATTCCTGTTGACATCGAGAATAAAACTCGCGATCGTATAATCACCAATGTAGTAATTTGACGGTATTTCCACACCGTACAGGTCCGAAATAAGCCTAAGCCTTGTATCCGCTTTGAATATGAAGTTGCCCCATTCGTCTCGGTCCGTCACGAAAGGATTTTTTTCGTTGAGGTAAAAAATATTCGCAAACCTGACTATTATGTCAATTCTTGTCAGTATTCCAGTAACCTGTCCGTACTCGTCAACACAAACAGTTAAATCATCCGCCATTTCTGAGAAAATCTCCAGGGCTTTGATAAAAGAAGCTCTGTCGTAAATGAAAACAGGTTCTCTCGGTTTTCGGGACTTCTTTTTTATCGTATCTCTTATGTAATAAACTCCTTTGACATCGTCGACACTCTCGCCAATGGCAACTATTTTTGAATGTCCCGTTTTCCTGAAAGCCTCAAGAGCTCCTTCAAAGCCGTTTTCCACTTTGCAGAAAACTGTTTCTTTTCTCGGCCGCATCACCGAAAAGACTTTCAGTCTTTCCAAAGACCCGACTCCCTCTTCGAGAATTCTCGCATGGGGCGTAAGCATGCCTCCTTTTGAAAAATCTTTCAGGGCGTCGTCCAAATCCGAAATCCTGGTGTCTTGAGCTTCCTTTATTCCGATGGTGTTTAAAATCGCTGAAGAGACTCTCTGAAAAGACATCGACAACGGTTTAAATAAAAAAGACGATAATCCTATGAAGGGAGACAAAAACAAAAATGAGGAATTCGCGTTCAATTTACTTATTGCTTTGGGGATTATCTCGCCAATGAGCAAAATCAAGACAAAATCTGTTATCACTGAATAAAAAGCGTTGTGATTTTCAAAAAACGAGTCGAATAGATTTTCAGTCAAAGTGCTCATCGCAACAACGCAGATGTTTGTTCCGACCAAAATTACGGAGAGATTTTCTTCTATTCTCGACATCAGTTTCATGGCAATTTTTTTGTTTCTTGATTTGCATCCCGCTATTTTCTCCGGTCTCGCTCCAACAAGCGCCAGCTCTGAGGAGGTGTAAGACGCCAAGAGAAGCAGAAAAAACGAAATGATAAGGATATACACGGCAAACATTATTATTTGTCCTTGAAAACCGAAACTTTTAATACTTTGTTTTTTTTCACCTCTTCAACCCTGATAATCCAATCTCCTAGCCTGACCCTATCTTTTTTGCTTGGCATTGTCTTTATGTTCTCGAGGATGTATTTTCCAACAGTCATATCGGAAATTTCCGGGTCCAGGTAAAAACCAAGAGACTCCGACAGTTCTCTCAGAGTGCATTCTGCGTCGATTCCAGATCCTCTTTGGTGAGGTTTACTATTTTTCCTCTTGTGGCTCTTATCACCCAAAAGGTATCCGAGTATGTCATCTTCTGTCACTATGCCCGCAGTCTGTCCGTATTCATCTTTGACAACCAAAAAAACATCGCCAACATTTTTCAAATCGTCAATTATCTTGGTAAGTTTTGCGGATTTCGGCACGAAAACAACTGAATCGAGATATTTATCCATTCGATCAGAGTCTTTCAACCCTTGAGCTATGCATTTGGACAAACTGAGGGTTCCGGCAATATCGTCGAAATTTTTATCGAATACCAGAGCTGTTTTCACTGTCGTTTCTTCAAAAAGCGCTTTCGCTTCCTTCCAGGTTGAAAATTTCTCGAGAAAAGGGATCTGATGCCTGGTCCGCATTATGTCTTTTGCTTCTGTCTGACCGAGAGCTATCAGCGAATAAGTCAGTTTCCATTTAACCGAATTCCTTTCAGAATTCCTTACTTTATGGAGTAAATACATTACTTCTGACGGCGCGAGAATTTCATTTTGCCGGTTTTTCAAAACCATCAACAGGAAAAGTTCCAGGGGCTTGATGAAAGGATAAAGAGTGAAGCTGAGAAAATATATGTAAGGACTAATGGCTAGTGCAATGGGCAGTGTCCTTCTGATGGCTAAAAGCTTAGGCCCAAATTCACCGAAAATCAGAAGAAGGGAGGTCACCACGGTAATGTTTATCAGCACCGCGATAGCGTCTCCAGCAGTTTTACCCATAAGAGAGAGAAGTATTTTAAAAGCCAGTACTGATAAAATTACATTGACGACAGTGTTGCTGAAAAGCAGGAGCGGGAGCGTGAAGTTGGGTTTGTTGTAGAGCTTTTGGAGAGCTTTTCCTCTGAAACCCGAATTCCGGCAGGAATTAACTGCATAAGAGGGAAGTGAAAATATTGCGGTTTCAGACGCGGAAAACGAAGCGGATAAAAATAAAAGTATCGCGCAAAATATCAAATAGAGCAAAGTCGGTTTTCCGTTTTAAGCTTTCTCAGAATTTCTTCCTGAACTGTCCACATTTTGACCTTTTTTTGGCTTGTGTGATCTTCAAAACCCAAAAGGTGCAGAAAACCATGGATTATCACCCTCGTCAATTCTTCTTCAAAACGGATCCTGAGCAGATTAGCGTTTTCCATGACTTTTTCAGGGCATATTATCATGTCGCCGAGATAATCCCGGTCGGAACCCGGGAATGAAATCACATCCGTGACGTATCTTTTCTTCCTGTACTTCGAATTGTAGTCTCTTATCTCATTTTTGCCGACGAAAACTATGCTCAGGGCAGGATTTTTTATGGACAATAATGAAGATATATCAAGTATTGTCTTCTTGACAGGATTCGTTTTCTTTTGGTTCTTCGTGATTATTTTTATTGAGTTCTTCATCGTTTTTTTGATCAGATGGGTATTGAACCCTCCTGTGATATATGCTTGTCATGTGTTTCAAAAAAACTTCTTCAATCTGATATATCTCACGCAACGACATTTCAGACTCTTTCAGTTGACCATCTGTTATTCTGCGTTCGAATATGGATCTTATTTTATCCCTCAGTTCTTCTTCCGATGGATTTTTAAGGCTTCTGCAAGAAGCTTCGATGCTGTCTGCGAGCATGACAATTGAAGCTTCTTTGCTTTTCGGCAGAGGACCTCTGTACCTGAATTCATTTTCATCTATTTCAGGTCCCCCCATTGTTTTTGCCATTTCAGCCTTGTGCAAAAAAACCTCCATAATATTTGTTCCGTGGTGAGTCTGAATGAACTCGATTATTTCCATGGGCAATTTGTGTTTTTTTGCGAGAACTATTCCATCGTCGACATGGTTTCTCAGCAACCTCGCGCTTTCCTTGGGCGAAATGCTGTCGTGAATGTTTTTGCCCTCCATGGGCTGATTTTCTATGAAATTTTCCGGATGCTCTATTTTACCAATATCATGATAAAGAGAGCCCACTTTGGCCAGAACAGGATTTGCGCCTATAGCTTTTGCCGCTGCTTCAGCTATGTCGCCGACGATAATTGAATGATACTTTGTACCCTGTGCTTCTCTTGCCATCTTATACAGTAGAGGTTGACTGTCGAGAGCGAGTTCCAGAAGTTTCATGTCCGTGACGACATTGAATATCCTCTCAAAAAGTGAAATAAGCCCCAGGGCGAAAAACACCGATATAATGGAGTTGATGAAAGAGACCAACAGCAAATTCATCAAAACCCTGGCAGGAAAGTTTCCTGACATGTAAAGGGAAATTGAGATAATTGACAAACTGGTGAACATCGCCATCAAAACAGTATAGAAATTCGCCCTTCTGTGGATTTTTCTCGATACCGCTATAGCAGCAGCGCTGCCGGTGAAAAGGAACAAAAACAGGTTTAGGGAATAATTCCAGTAAACCGCTGCGACTGAAGATAAAATCAATACTGCGATGACTCCTTCGGTTGGACCCACCAAAAGCACGAGTAACAATCCGCCTAAAGCGACTGGAGAAAGGGCGATTAGGTTTTCCACAAAACTTTCTGAAGGAAAATTTAACGGAGATCCAGCCCCGGAAGAGCTCAAATACCTTATGAGAACACACGTCGCAATTGAAGTTAACAATACAATCAGCAAAAACAAAAGCATTTTCGATTTGGTCTTCCATGTTCTTAGGCACAAGAAAGAAAGGAAAATAAACGAAAGAAAAAATATCATCCCGACAGCGGTCATTCTTCCCAAAAATTCTTTAATGCTGTGTTTGGTTTTACCCAAAAGGTTTATTATTTGCGGGTCTTCCTCGCCGACAAATTTTATCAACGAAACTATTTTTATGGAATCTTCTATTGTAATCTGCTGGTTCTGTCTCAATATTTCAGCACCTTTGCTCACTTTTTCATCAGTGTATGGGTCTATAGACCTTAGGGCAGAATCTGTTTTGGCGTTTGTCCAATTTCTGTCGAAGAATAAATTCACTTCTGCGATCTTTCTGAGCGCGTTCCTCAGCAAAAGAGTGTCTTCTTTTCTGTAAGCGGAATAGGTCAATATCGCGTCACTTAATTGGTCTACACTGTAAAGAATCGAAGACTGAGGTCGTTGAATCTGGTTTAAACCGTCGAGGTCTATAATTATGGCTGTCTTTTGACGGTTTTGGGTGAAAGGTTCTGAAATTCCGATAGACACTATCGTGTCTATCAATTCGTTCAAGGATTTTGAAATGTCGAGAATATTTTTTGAGTCAAGCGTCCAGAGAATGCTGTCCAACTGGTTTTTCGTGATTTCTCGGGGTTGAAGCCATTCATAAAGAGACGACAACACCCTTTCACGGAAATAAGGCGGCTGGAAGTTTCCAAACGAATCCAACTCAAAGTACTTATTGCTGCAAGAGTCGAGAAAAGTCATGAAAGAGTCTTTTCTCGACAGGCAGTTCCTGTATATGTCGGTTTTTTTCAAAACCGGCGTGATCGAATCCCTGACAAAAATCGATTCAGCAGAAAGGCTTTCCGAAGATTTGAGTATTTTAAAATCCACCGGAGACAATATAGTCCTGTCGGACACCTCTCCGGGAATGAAAGTCAGGGATTTACGGGAAGGCGGGTGCGAAACAAGTTCCGCAACGATGATGACGAAAACAATCGACAGAAACCTCCATGCCAAGCCAACTATGTCGCCTTTATTGATTTTCATTGAATCCTTCGTATGCTTTGATGATCTCCTTGACCAACCTGTGTCTCACGACGTCCTTACTCGTCAATTGGATAATCCCGATTCCGTCAATGTTGCCCAAAAGCTTCCTGATTTCTACAAGGCCAGGTTTTCCGGTTATCAAATCGCTCTGAGTTATATCTCCACAGACGACCGTTTTAGAGCTTCTTCCCAGCCTGGTCAAAAACATCTTCAGCTGGGGGTGCGTGGTGTTTTGAGCTTCGTCGAGAATTATAAAGGCTTCGTTCAAAGTCCTGCCCCTCATGAAAGCGAGCGGAGCGACTTCAATTATTCCGAAATCAATGTATTTTTTCATTTTTTCTTTAGAAAGAGTCATCTCAAGAGAATCGTACAACGGTCTTAAATAGGGTTGAACCTTTTCAATTAAATCACCCGGGAGGTACCCTAAATTTTCTCCCGCTTCAACTGCCGGTCGAGTGAGAATTATTTTTTTTATCTTGTTTTCAACCATCATCTCAACCGCTTTTGCGACAGCGAGAAATGTTTTCCCTGTCCCTGCAGGTCCAATGCAAATCGTCAATTCATTTTTTTCTATCTCGCCAATATACAGTTTTTGCCCGTTGCTTCGGGGGAAAATTTTCATACAGGGAGTGTTTATGACGGTTTTTTGCTGACCGTCGGAGAAACCTCCGTTCTCAACAAAATCCAAAAAATCTTTTTCGTCCTTCAAAAAACCTTCTTCAATTAAATTTATCAACTCTTTGACAGCTTTGGATGCGTGCTCAAGAGTCTTTTCTTCCCCTCTGATGATTACCTTTTCACCTTTCAAGAAAAATTTACAGTCGAACTTCGACCTTAAAATTCTAAGATGGTCGTCTCTTGGTCCGACAAAATTCAAGACCCATTCATTTGGGAGATATATTGAAGTCTCTGCCATATCAAAAAAGGGGAGATCGCTCTCCCCTTTATAGTATCCAACTCAGAAAAACGATTACTGACCGACCTGAGTCCTGTACCTTTCCCAAACTGTGGGATCTTGGTTGAGTTTGAACTGCTGCTTGGGAAGGATGAGATCAGGATTAGGACCTATGACGGTTTTGTTGTCGTCATAGATCATTTTCCAGAGATACCATCTCTGACCCCTGGGCTCATACTGCCTTTTAGCAATCCACCACAGACAGTCGCCTTCTTTTACTATGTATGTGACGTAATCAGGCGTTCTCGTGAGTTCCGCGATCTGCCTGTTAAGTTCACTTTTTCTCGCCAGAAGTTGATCGACCTCAGCCTGAAGCTGATCGACTTCCGCTTTAAGATTGTCGACTATCGGACGGTTGTCGGTTACACACTGTTCGTACTCTTTGATCTTTGCCAGAGCCTGTTCTTCTGTCAGCGTCTCTTCCGCGAACATTGCTGAAACAGCGAAAAGGCCGATAAAGAGAGCGAGGATTAGTTTCGTATATTTCATCTCTTACCTCCCCTTACATTCCGCGTTCAGCTTTGAGTTCCTGCAGCCTCTGCTCAAGCCTTTGAATCTCAGCCTGCAAATCGGCTTTTTGCTGCATCAAACTCTGTTTGCGATTCTCAAGTCTCGTGCGTTCCGCTCTGAGGCTTTCGCATTCAGATTGAACCTGCCTAAGCCTTGCGAGTGTTTCCTGGGACGCACCCTTTGGTCCGCAGCCAACTGCCAGCAAAGACAGAAGAGCAGTTCCCGCAAAGACAGCCATTAAACGCTTCTTCATTTAACAAACCTCCTTTCTATCATTAGACAATGTT containing:
- a CDS encoding PhoH family protein, whose translation is MAETSIYLPNEWVLNFVGPRDDHLRILRSKFDCKFFLKGEKVIIRGEEKTLEHASKAVKELINLIEEGFLKDEKDFLDFVENGGFSDGQQKTVINTPCMKIFPRSNGQKLYIGEIEKNELTICIGPAGTGKTFLAVAKAVEMMVENKIKKIILTRPAVEAGENLGYLPGDLIEKVQPYLRPLYDSLEMTLSKEKMKKYIDFGIIEVAPLAFMRGRTLNEAFIILDEAQNTTHPQLKMFLTRLGRSSKTVVCGDITQSDLITGKPGLVEIRKLLGNIDGIGIIQLTSKDVVRHRLVKEIIKAYEGFNENQ